The following proteins come from a genomic window of Pyxidicoccus sp. MSG2:
- a CDS encoding TIGR02269 family lipoprotein, whose product MKTISWLFCGLLVTACASTSLTQQRWETAEATAGECDDPAADRCTLFICGVGACGLYYCEDVEPNGIVRAQAMVPVRPPAPPMPAPGPARPFPTPANPQRYWGSMQGLPENAEPIFIIPWNQSSEEYAARLRKELENQPRRTWVKHHVFPQAFKEWFLSRGVDIHEWTLVLDKQVHENIHRGGMGGPWNAEWARYIENNRRAHRQAIHLFATQMIFRFDLAGPVVPYYSKKAIPLFPVVEEDIY is encoded by the coding sequence ATGAAGACCATTTCCTGGCTGTTCTGTGGCCTGCTGGTGACAGCGTGCGCATCCACGAGCCTCACCCAGCAACGCTGGGAGACTGCAGAGGCAACCGCCGGGGAGTGTGACGACCCGGCTGCGGACCGATGCACCCTGTTCATCTGCGGGGTGGGGGCATGCGGCCTCTACTACTGCGAGGACGTGGAACCGAACGGCATCGTGCGCGCACAAGCCATGGTGCCCGTTCGGCCACCCGCTCCACCAATGCCGGCGCCGGGACCCGCGCGTCCATTTCCGACACCCGCCAATCCCCAGCGCTACTGGGGAAGCATGCAGGGCCTGCCGGAGAACGCGGAACCCATCTTCATCATCCCCTGGAATCAATCGAGCGAGGAGTACGCGGCGCGGCTCAGAAAGGAGCTGGAGAACCAGCCTCGACGGACCTGGGTCAAGCACCACGTGTTCCCCCAGGCTTTCAAGGAGTGGTTCCTCTCCAGAGGGGTCGACATCCACGAATGGACGTTGGTGCTCGACAAGCAGGTTCACGAGAACATCCACAGAGGGGGCATGGGTGGCCCCTGGAACGCGGAGTGGGCGCGCTACATCGAGAACAACAGGCGTGCACACCGGCAAGCCATCCACCTCTTTGCGACGCAGATGATTTTCCGGTTCGACCTCGCGGGACCCGTTGTGCCGTACTACAGCAAGAAAGCCATTCCCCTGTTCCCCGTCGTGGAAGAAGACATCTACTGA
- a CDS encoding YciI family protein → MRYVLAIYENEKVWETLPKDEAERVMGEYMSFTDSIRKSGNYKAGEALQPVATATTVRIRDGKRLTTDGPFAETKEQLGGFYLIEAENIDQAIAIASRIPAARTGSIEVRPVVDFTKQG, encoded by the coding sequence ATGCGCTACGTGCTGGCCATCTACGAGAACGAGAAGGTGTGGGAGACCCTGCCGAAGGACGAGGCCGAGCGGGTGATGGGCGAGTACATGTCCTTCACGGACAGCATCCGCAAGAGCGGCAACTACAAGGCGGGCGAGGCGCTGCAGCCCGTGGCCACCGCCACCACCGTGCGCATCCGCGACGGCAAGCGCCTGACGACGGACGGCCCCTTCGCCGAGACGAAGGAGCAGTTGGGCGGCTTCTACCTCATCGAGGCGGAGAACATCGACCAGGCCATCGCCATCGCCTCGCGCATTCCGGCCGCGCGCACCGGCAGCATCGAGGTGCGCCCCGTGGTGGACTTCACGAAGCAGGGCTGA
- a CDS encoding RNA polymerase sigma factor — MSTPGSTLEQTYREHYGRIVATVIRVLGGDFAAAEEVVQEAFADALIQWPRQGTPHEPRAWVIRAARNKAVDRVRRGVRLGARVNEMEVVARIEQELAPPPDGTEWQALPDDTLRLLFTCCHPALAPEAQVALALRTLCGLTTEEIAHAFLVPPATMAQRLVRAQRKIHAAGIPYSVPEAEALRERTHGVLHTVYLVFSEGYAATDGPELLRVELCAEALRLGRLARSLLPRDAEVAALLALMLLHHARRRARVAADGGLVLLDRQDRALWDGTEIQEGLAQLDAALALGARGPYTLQAAIAALHAQAARAEDTDWAQIAALYEKLCELSPGPVVELNRAAAVAMARGPEHGLALVDDLETSGRLTDYHLLPAARAELLRRLGRNEEAAASYRRALALVRTAPERRFLEERLRELLDGAGPGTG; from the coding sequence GTGAGCACCCCGGGCTCCACCCTGGAGCAGACCTACCGCGAGCACTACGGCCGCATCGTGGCCACGGTCATCCGTGTGCTCGGCGGAGACTTCGCCGCGGCCGAGGAGGTGGTGCAGGAGGCCTTCGCGGATGCGCTCATACAGTGGCCGCGGCAGGGGACTCCTCACGAGCCGCGGGCCTGGGTCATCCGCGCCGCGCGCAACAAGGCGGTGGACCGCGTGCGGCGCGGGGTGCGCCTGGGGGCTCGCGTCAACGAAATGGAGGTGGTGGCGCGCATCGAGCAGGAGCTCGCCCCGCCTCCGGATGGCACGGAGTGGCAGGCGCTCCCGGACGACACGCTGCGCCTGCTCTTCACGTGCTGCCATCCCGCGCTCGCGCCCGAGGCCCAGGTGGCGCTCGCGCTGCGCACGCTGTGCGGCCTCACCACGGAGGAGATTGCACACGCCTTCCTCGTGCCGCCCGCGACGATGGCGCAGCGGTTGGTGCGCGCGCAGCGCAAGATTCACGCTGCGGGCATTCCCTACTCCGTGCCGGAAGCGGAGGCACTGCGCGAGCGCACGCACGGGGTATTGCACACGGTGTACCTCGTCTTCTCCGAGGGCTACGCGGCCACGGATGGACCGGAGTTGCTGCGGGTGGAGCTGTGCGCGGAGGCGCTGCGGCTGGGCCGGCTCGCGCGCTCGCTGCTGCCGCGTGACGCGGAGGTCGCCGCCCTGCTCGCGCTGATGCTGCTGCACCATGCGCGCCGCCGCGCCCGCGTGGCGGCGGATGGGGGCCTGGTCCTGCTGGACAGGCAGGACCGCGCGCTGTGGGACGGCACGGAGATTCAGGAGGGACTGGCGCAGCTCGACGCGGCGCTCGCGCTGGGGGCCCGGGGGCCCTACACGCTACAGGCCGCCATCGCGGCGCTGCACGCGCAGGCGGCGCGGGCCGAGGACACGGACTGGGCGCAGATTGCCGCGCTCTACGAGAAGCTGTGTGAGCTGTCGCCCGGCCCCGTCGTGGAGCTGAACCGCGCGGCGGCGGTGGCCATGGCGCGCGGACCCGAGCACGGACTCGCGCTGGTGGACGACCTGGAGACGTCCGGAAGGCTCACGGACTATCACCTGCTCCCCGCCGCGCGCGCCGAGCTGCTGCGGCGCCTGGGACGCAACGAGGAGGCGGCAGCCAGCTACCGGCGCGCCCTGGCACTGGTGCGCACCGCGCCGGAGCGGCGCTTCCTGGAGGAGCGGCTGCGCGAGCTGCTCGACGGAGCAGGGCCTGGCACCGGCTAG
- a CDS encoding double-CXXCG motif protein, giving the protein MRLYRLRNVSPSSYSWELRTEHQWLLPGVHCPTCDDIWSGIGEAYPAVDLSGLPDARKFRARVEEDFEEFTRLRELVRPLVPKGVPLEPGTTFGALVGRGHGQFPQLVFPAPWTLLVRREALERLQAEGLRGLNGCRTELRFKQKDPPELLELQIEPRGLLHRDCLPRGLPAPCETCGGPGFSLPAEPILDAASLPDDRDLFRLANYQTVIVGTERFAETVRRLGFEEVKFSELPTR; this is encoded by the coding sequence ATGCGGCTCTACCGACTCCGAAACGTGTCTCCGTCGAGCTACTCGTGGGAGCTGCGGACGGAGCACCAATGGTTGTTGCCCGGCGTCCACTGCCCGACCTGCGATGACATCTGGAGTGGAATTGGCGAGGCGTATCCAGCGGTGGACCTGTCCGGACTGCCGGACGCCAGGAAGTTCAGGGCGCGTGTAGAAGAGGACTTCGAGGAGTTCACGCGCCTCCGGGAGCTGGTGCGGCCCCTGGTACCAAAGGGCGTGCCGCTGGAGCCGGGAACGACCTTTGGCGCGCTCGTTGGAAGAGGCCACGGGCAGTTCCCTCAGCTCGTCTTTCCAGCGCCATGGACGTTGCTTGTCCGCCGGGAGGCACTGGAGCGGCTCCAGGCGGAAGGCCTGCGCGGCCTGAACGGCTGCCGCACGGAGCTGCGGTTCAAGCAGAAGGACCCACCTGAGCTGCTGGAGCTTCAAATAGAGCCGCGCGGGCTGCTGCATCGGGACTGCCTGCCCCGAGGCCTGCCCGCGCCATGCGAAACGTGCGGAGGGCCCGGCTTCAGCTTGCCAGCGGAACCCATCCTGGACGCCGCCTCTCTACCGGATGACCGTGACCTCTTCCGGCTCGCCAACTATCAGACGGTCATCGTCGGTACGGAGCGGTTCGCGGAGACGGTGCGGCGACTCGGCTTCGAAGAAGTGAAGTTCAGCGAGCTACCAACGCGCTGA